The DNA segment ATTGAATTTTTGATAAAGGCGCAGACGTCGCTCGCCATTGGCACGCATAAAGTCTACCTCACCCCAAGTGGCGGCAGGGAAAACGATATCTGCAAACTTAGCACCAATTGGATCACGTAAATAAATATCTTGGTTGATCACCACCATACCGCCAGAGTCCGCACGTTTTTTCAAAGTATCGATGATCTCTTGCTTATCATAGCTATAGACTTGATGTGGGTTCGAGGTGACTAATTCCCAGAATTTCTTCTGTAGGCCTTGGCTACCGCACATAGACTGGATCCACGTGGTACCAATAACATGCGCAAAACGGGTATGACCTGAATATAAATAACGGTCAGTATCCAATGCTCTACGACGACGCCCAGGGAGTTTTTCAGGTGATTTATTGCGGGGTAATTTACCGCCTGATTGACCACCACGTTGGTGACCACCAAAACGACCCACAACGCGCCCTTCACGACCACCAGCACCGACAACTGTTGCTAACGTTGCAATAGCATTGGTATTGGCCGTATTGTTTGACCAGTAAAAGCCTTTCTCAATACCAATCGATGTTTTTGGACGCACGCCATTCACCGGTTTCGCCATCATTTCAGCAGCTTTATAGATCTTAGCCACATCAATACCGGCCATTTTCGCTGCGTATTTCGGATCAAATTCGTCTTGTGCTTGGTTCCATTTTTTATAATCTTCAAAACCGTCAGTTTGGAATTTGCCCCAAGTGGTACGCCACTGCCAAGGCGTATTACGGGTACCCTGACCAAAACCAGAGTTAGATTCCCATTTGTTATTTACCCATTTATCAATCCATTCATCATCTTGCCAACCATTGTCCATAATCACGCGTAATATCGCACCAATAACGAGGTTGTCAGAACCTGGGTTAAGATCGATATGTAAACCGCCATGTTTTTTCATGTAAACAATACCGGCGGTTTCTCTTGGATTTAAGATCACGGTTTTCATACCGCGCTGAATAGCCGGCATCATGAACTGGGTAAACAAGATGGTCTTAGTTTCATACGGGTCGGTACCGCACACCATTAACGTATCGGCGGCGCCCCAATCGTCATAACTTGGGCCAAAATTATCAAAACCCGCATCACGGAAACCCGGTGTAGAGGTTACGTCCGACGGCGTATCATGGAAACTAAAGTTAGCCGTATTAATATGACGTAATGCATATTTGGTGATCGCATAGGTATTCTCAATATATTGATAAGAGTAGGTTTTCACGCAATAGGCATTGGCACCATGTTTATCAATAACATAACTACCCACCTCAGCAGCAATATCCAAGGCAAAATCCCAAGGCACAGGTTGTAAACTACCACCGATCCGCACTAACGGTTGGGTTAAACGGTCACGCGTGCCCGTTGCTGGGTTATACACCTTCTGCGCTAATAAGCCACCGCGCATGGAAGAGTCACCCATCTTATTAACCACAGTGCTGTCTTTGTCTGGCACGATGATAATATGATGCGGCTTGCCAAGGTGCATGACGACATTATGTTGTGATGGCGCAACCCAGGCTTGCAGTGGCGCACTGGGAAAATCGATACCAAAGGCATTTTCGCTGGCTTTTTGGCCGCCACTGGCTTTTTCAATTGGCCAACGATACACTTTGTAACCACAAGCCACGATACAATAATCGCATGCTGTGGTGATCACTTCTGCATACGTTGGTGGCAACGGCGCATGGTCTTCTGGAATATAAAAATTAGTAGTCATAATTAAGCCCCCTGCCTGGCAATAATATTATCTGTGCGACCGAATAACAGGCCCATAATGCCCACGGCATAAATGTCATCACCATCTTGTTCAAGCAATACTTGCGGTAGACTTTCATACGCTTGACCCGACACAATAATACCGTGACGGCGTAGATCAAATGTCGATAAATGGAATGGACATTGCCCTAATACGCGATGCTCACCAACCACTTTGTATTGACCATCAAGTGGCCCACCTTGATGAGTACACATTAATGAGAAGGCGACAATATCTTGCTTAACACCAAGGCCCCCCCCTGCTTTAACGCCCATTCTGGTCACGATTGCGCGTGAGTTAGGACCATTATCCGGATAATTAAAGTTAATTGGCTCATTGAGTTTCATTTCGCTAATTTTGGCAATTAGCTGTCGAGGATAACCCACGATTCGCGCTCGCACACTTTGTGCCTGAGCCGTACCTGGGAACATGGACAGTGACACCACACTCGCGGTACTTGCCAGCGCACCGCTATACATTAAAAAGTCACGACGTGAGACCATGCATTTTTGATGCTCTTCTGCACTTTCTGATTTCATTTTCTCTTTACGCTCTGCATTGCGTTTTTTTCTGTCAAAGATCATTTTGTCGCCTCCGCAAGTTGTTGTTCGGTAAATAGACGCTGATAAGGAGGTAGCTCTGGATAATCCATGGTGATACGCTCACCAGAAAAAGCACCTAAGAATGCCAACAAGTCTGATTTTTCATTCGCAGTTAAACCCAGTGGTTTGATTAGCTCACTTTTAGTCGCTGGATAACCGGTCGAGCGGCCATCAGCAGCGATCCCTCCACGGTCATAAAAATCAACCACATCGGCCAAAGTTGCTAACGTACCATTATGCATATAAGGGGCGGTATATTGGGTATAACGTAAGCTCGGGGTACGGAATTTACCCTTCATGTCTTTGCGTTTGCCGCGGAAATAAACCCCAGGATCGGCTTTGGTTGTTCGGTACATTTTCTCGTTAGAGCCTTTCGCATACAGTTCATAGCGGAAAGTGATCTGCGCAAGCGCTTCTGAATCCCAACGTAAGTTAGTCGGTACACCAACGTTGTAGTATTTCTGATCACTGGCTAATGCACTATTATGGCAAGCAATACATTGTGCTTTACCTTCAAATAAGGTTTTACCCTTGAGTTGCTGTGCCGATAATGCCGTTTCATCGCCCATCAAGTAGTTATCTAACGGCGTATCAGTTTGTATTAGCGTACGTTCAAATGCCGCCATGGCTTTCCAAACATTACTGACCTTCGGATAGTTATCACCAAATACTTGATTAAAACTCGTCACATATTCAGGAATAAGCGCTAAACGAGCTTCCATAATGTCATCTTCACCATTGCCAGCAACCGCACCTTTCGCCGCGCTCTTCGCCTGACTTTCTAGGGATTTACTTGAGCCGGCCCAGAATAATTTGCCATAATAAGCAGCGTTAATGATGGTTTGACTGTTACGCCAATGCACAGTACCCGGATAACCAATAGAAAGATCGGTCGGTACATCCCAACCTAAATCTGGCAGGTGACAAGCGACGCAAGGTGTTGAACCATCACCACCAATGCGGCCATCAAAGAACAGCTTTTTACCTAACGCAATTTTTTCATCTGTCATGGGGTTATCAGCTGGAACCGGTACGGCACCAAGTGGCGCTAATGCGGGTAATATCATGCCATTTAGCGTGATAGGTTTTAATGATGCGGCGACCATCTCTGCCGTGATCACATTTTTATCTGCCTTAATGTTCTTATCGTCTTGCTGCGCGCATGCTGGAACTGTGGTAATTGTCAGCAATAACGCAGCCATAGTAGACAAGTTGATTTTAATGCTCATCTCGTCCTCCTTAGTTTTTAGCATTTTGCCAATCGGCAATGGGTGCATAGTTATAATCAGACTGAGTCCAAACGTGCTTTTCAGTCGTTAATGGTTCACTTGACAGCGACTTCAAAAATGCAACCAAGGCTTTTTGTTCTTGCCACGTCAAATTCAACGGTTTTAAACGGCTGTCTTTGTTGCTGTCCTCACCACCACCGGTATTATAAAACGCCACCACATCTTGCAGGGTTTCCATCATGCCGTTGTGCATATAAGGTGCTGTTTGCTGTAATTCACGCAATGTTGGGGTCATAAATTTACCCATATCAGAACCATCGGCTTTATGGGTTTGCACATGCGCACCCACATCACGTTTCAAGTTCATGTAATTTTCATTACCCATGAACATGTTAAAGGCGATAAAGGTGTGATGACGTAGAGGGTCACGGAAAATATCGAGGTTTTCTTCAACACCGGTATTGTGAGGTTTGCCATCACTTAATAAAGGTCCATTGTGGCATCGCACACAACCCGCTTTACCGGTAAATACAGCTTGACCTTTAAGGGCGAGTTCTGACATCTCACCTTGATCAAATGGCGTGGTATTGGAGGTTAATGTTTTGAGAAACTCAGGAATCGCTTTACGAATAGAACCATTAGAAGGCTCACCATAACCCGCGGCTTTAAACATGCTCACATACACAGGATCTTGCTTAACACGCTCTTGCATCAAACGCATATCCATGTTCATTAACCAATCTTCAGTTAACATTTCACGCGTTACATCGTTTAAATTAGTACCGATACGACCGTCATGAAACCATATTTGTTTATAAGCGGTATTAATCAATGTCGGAACATTACGAAAACCTTTACTGCCGGGATAAGCAGGCGCTAACGCATCAGGGTGAGAGAAACCACTGTCAGGTTGATGGCATGATGCGCAAGATAGCGCCCCGTCACCGGACAAACGTGGATCATAAAATAGACGTTTACCTAGTTCTGCTTTTACGGCATTCACTTTCAATGTTGGTAGCGCACCAAACTCGCTGGTATGAGTCGCGGCCCAGCTAGAAAATGATAACGAAATAGCAGCAGTAAGGATCAGCGTTTTTTTCATTATAAAGCTCCTTTGCTTCCTATCAATTGGAATAACATTAATCACAATGGGGTATTAGCATAAACTAGGCCAAAACAACGAAATTAAATAAAATCATATATAACAGCAGGTTAAACTAAAACGTGAGTGAGTTAACATCGTTGGATCTGTAACGTTTTATTAAATAATAAAATGTATAGTTGAATGAATCGTTAAATTATCCGGTATGTAATAAAACAGACAGAACAAGGATTTACCTCCCAAGCCACGCAATCACTGGTGATTCAACAAATAATCTATTTCGGCATGTTTTATGCTATACACCTGATATAGATAAATGCAGAGAGAGTGAATCGAATGAATTCCAACATGACACAGACAAATGCAGCTATTAATGAATTAAGTAAATTACTGGAAACTGGTGACGAAGCGCAGCGTTGCTATTCAGCCCGGGCGATAAGTGCAGCTAAAATAACCACGGTTACCCCAGCGCTTAACGCGTGTTTATATCA comes from the Moritella yayanosii genome and includes:
- a CDS encoding molybdopterin-dependent oxidoreductase — protein: MTTNFYIPEDHAPLPPTYAEVITTACDYCIVACGYKVYRWPIEKASGGQKASENAFGIDFPSAPLQAWVAPSQHNVVMHLGKPHHIIIVPDKDSTVVNKMGDSSMRGGLLAQKVYNPATGTRDRLTQPLVRIGGSLQPVPWDFALDIAAEVGSYVIDKHGANAYCVKTYSYQYIENTYAITKYALRHINTANFSFHDTPSDVTSTPGFRDAGFDNFGPSYDDWGAADTLMVCGTDPYETKTILFTQFMMPAIQRGMKTVILNPRETAGIVYMKKHGGLHIDLNPGSDNLVIGAILRVIMDNGWQDDEWIDKWVNNKWESNSGFGQGTRNTPWQWRTTWGKFQTDGFEDYKKWNQAQDEFDPKYAAKMAGIDVAKIYKAAEMMAKPVNGVRPKTSIGIEKGFYWSNNTANTNAIATLATVVGAGGREGRVVGRFGGHQRGGQSGGKLPRNKSPEKLPGRRRRALDTDRYLYSGHTRFAHVIGTTWIQSMCGSQGLQKKFWELVTSNPHQVYSYDKQEIIDTLKKRADSGGMVVINQDIYLRDPIGAKFADIVFPAATWGEVDFMRANGERRLRLYQKFNDAPGQAQPDWWIVGQLAKRMGFDGFDWETSNDVAEEASRFSRGSRKDFHMIKVAAHIEGKTLHQKLREYGTEGIQGPVFYNYDTKKLVGTKRLHDTEMTAETLAEKGLTNGPQGQNVLKKQLTAFNSQTGKINLQKHPWDLFSDFYAWLQPREDELWFSNGRVNEIWQSGFDDVERRAYVQQRWPENWVEIHPEDAKKRGIESGDQVMMYSDRVANFKDTILGVKGDDFQFSSLLKNGHIQLDKAAVTAVAIVTSATKQGALYANMIDMRQPSNSLTTRVVDQISGNYNFKMGVSKIRKIGESKYKHEFRAFSFAPRNII
- a CDS encoding arsenate reductase (azurin) small subunit; translated protein: MIFDRKKRNAERKEKMKSESAEEHQKCMVSRRDFLMYSGALASTASVVSLSMFPGTAQAQSVRARIVGYPRQLIAKISEMKLNEPINFNYPDNGPNSRAIVTRMGVKAGGGLGVKQDIVAFSLMCTHQGGPLDGQYKVVGEHRVLGQCPFHLSTFDLRRHGIIVSGQAYESLPQVLLEQDGDDIYAVGIMGLLFGRTDNIIARQGA
- a CDS encoding cytochrome-c peroxidase, yielding MSIKINLSTMAALLLTITTVPACAQQDDKNIKADKNVITAEMVAASLKPITLNGMILPALAPLGAVPVPADNPMTDEKIALGKKLFFDGRIGGDGSTPCVACHLPDLGWDVPTDLSIGYPGTVHWRNSQTIINAAYYGKLFWAGSSKSLESQAKSAAKGAVAGNGEDDIMEARLALIPEYVTSFNQVFGDNYPKVSNVWKAMAAFERTLIQTDTPLDNYLMGDETALSAQQLKGKTLFEGKAQCIACHNSALASDQKYYNVGVPTNLRWDSEALAQITFRYELYAKGSNEKMYRTTKADPGVYFRGKRKDMKGKFRTPSLRYTQYTAPYMHNGTLATLADVVDFYDRGGIAADGRSTGYPATKSELIKPLGLTANEKSDLLAFLGAFSGERITMDYPELPPYQRLFTEQQLAEATK
- a CDS encoding cytochrome-c peroxidase produces the protein MKKTLILTAAISLSFSSWAATHTSEFGALPTLKVNAVKAELGKRLFYDPRLSGDGALSCASCHQPDSGFSHPDALAPAYPGSKGFRNVPTLINTAYKQIWFHDGRIGTNLNDVTREMLTEDWLMNMDMRLMQERVKQDPVYVSMFKAAGYGEPSNGSIRKAIPEFLKTLTSNTTPFDQGEMSELALKGQAVFTGKAGCVRCHNGPLLSDGKPHNTGVEENLDIFRDPLRHHTFIAFNMFMGNENYMNLKRDVGAHVQTHKADGSDMGKFMTPTLRELQQTAPYMHNGMMETLQDVVAFYNTGGGEDSNKDSRLKPLNLTWQEQKALVAFLKSLSSEPLTTEKHVWTQSDYNYAPIADWQNAKN